A region from the Rufibacter sp. DG15C genome encodes:
- a CDS encoding aspartate-semialdehyde dehydrogenase: MKVAVVGATGLVGGEMLKVLAERQFPVDELLLVASERSVGQKMSFQGKEYTVISMDDAIAQKPAIAIFSAGGGVSKEMAPKFAEAGTTVVDNSSAWRMDPTKKLVVPEINASELTAADKIIANPNCSTIQMVVALNHLHKALKIKRIVVSTYQSVTGTGKKAVDQLMNERNGQEGEKAYAYPIDLNVIPQIDVFTENGYTKEEMKMVNETKKIMGDDSIQITATTVRIPVIGGHSESVNVEFERDFTLEEVYRILQETPGVVVVDDVANLQYPMPLTAHGKDEVFVGRIRRDESQPKTLNMWIVADNLRKGAATNAVQIAEYLVENKLV, encoded by the coding sequence ATGAAAGTAGCTGTAGTAGGCGCCACCGGCCTAGTGGGTGGCGAAATGCTGAAGGTGTTGGCCGAGCGCCAATTTCCGGTTGATGAGTTGTTGTTAGTGGCCTCAGAGCGTTCTGTGGGCCAGAAGATGTCTTTCCAGGGCAAGGAGTACACCGTCATTAGTATGGATGATGCCATTGCGCAGAAACCAGCCATTGCCATCTTCTCTGCCGGCGGTGGCGTGAGCAAGGAAATGGCGCCTAAGTTCGCCGAAGCCGGTACCACCGTGGTTGATAACTCATCTGCCTGGCGTATGGATCCTACCAAAAAGCTGGTAGTACCCGAAATTAACGCTTCTGAACTGACTGCCGCTGACAAGATCATCGCCAACCCTAACTGCTCTACCATCCAGATGGTAGTGGCCTTGAATCACCTGCACAAAGCGCTTAAAATCAAACGCATTGTAGTAAGCACCTACCAGTCTGTGACCGGAACTGGCAAGAAAGCGGTAGACCAACTCATGAACGAGCGCAACGGCCAAGAAGGCGAGAAAGCTTACGCCTACCCTATTGACCTGAACGTGATTCCGCAGATTGACGTCTTCACGGAGAACGGCTACACTAAGGAAGAAATGAAGATGGTCAACGAGACTAAGAAAATCATGGGCGATGATTCCATCCAAATCACCGCTACGACGGTGCGCATTCCTGTAATTGGCGGTCACTCAGAGTCAGTGAATGTAGAGTTTGAGCGCGATTTCACCTTAGAGGAAGTGTACCGCATCTTGCAGGAAACCCCGGGTGTGGTGGTGGTAGATGACGTTGCCAACCTTCAATACCCAATGCCTCTCACCGCCCACGGCAAAGACGAAGTGTTTGTAGGCCGCATCCGCAGAGATGAGTCTCAGCCAAAAACCCTCAATATGTGGATTGTAGCGGACAACCTGAGAAAAGGCGCCGCTACCAACGCGGTTCAAATCGCGGAATACTTAGTAGAGAACAAGCTGGTGTAA
- a CDS encoding RagB/SusD family nutrient uptake outer membrane protein, with protein MKNHTIKRAIKVALVAPFFTLAFTLTSCEKEVIELEAPDRYTEVGAFESPARIQLTMNGVYDAAQSGFYAGGAVRGYPFGAASVEQGDNRGEDMMNMEAFYQATYENLYNATTANNQYMWETLYSLINKANVAIEGIQGASTAGIISAQLADEYIAECKFLRALALHELVTHFARPYNHTGDASHLGVPIRLTAVNTPARVDEAKAQGRNTVKEVYDQILTDLNAAETALPASRTTFQITKATKGAAIALKTRILLHKGDNAGVITEATKIVSATAPFTSPIGGYKLTVEPTGPFGAGNKNNTESIFSILNSGTDNASTNGALPQMYGSAPNRALVAISPVIWNQTFWPVNDKRRTALTDVSSNNYRYTTKYNGDKVTWGDNTPVIRYAEVLLNYAEALARTGSSDRAIELLNAVRGRSTTQVYTAAELSSPQALIQAIINERRIEFLAEGLRWKDIHRLAVEGIYVYKGIPSKVTKGNSTAADYVAASGTVRAGAFAVPAVPYDDFRFIWPIPASETSSNPVLAKQQNPNY; from the coding sequence ATGAAAAATCATACCATAAAACGGGCTATAAAGGTCGCGCTGGTTGCGCCTTTCTTCACATTAGCCTTTACTTTAACCTCTTGTGAGAAAGAGGTAATTGAGTTAGAAGCGCCAGACAGGTATACAGAGGTAGGTGCTTTTGAATCTCCAGCAAGAATTCAACTTACCATGAACGGTGTCTATGATGCTGCGCAAAGCGGGTTTTATGCTGGTGGTGCTGTAAGGGGGTACCCATTTGGTGCTGCAAGTGTAGAGCAAGGGGATAACAGAGGGGAAGATATGATGAACATGGAAGCTTTTTACCAAGCTACCTATGAGAACTTATATAATGCCACCACTGCTAACAACCAATATATGTGGGAAACTCTTTATTCTCTCATAAACAAGGCGAATGTTGCCATTGAGGGAATACAGGGTGCTTCTACTGCGGGCATCATCTCTGCACAATTGGCAGATGAGTATATTGCTGAGTGTAAGTTTTTGAGAGCATTAGCCTTGCATGAGTTAGTCACACATTTTGCAAGACCCTATAACCATACTGGAGATGCTTCTCACCTAGGAGTTCCAATTAGATTGACTGCTGTAAATACCCCAGCGCGTGTAGATGAGGCCAAAGCGCAAGGCCGTAATACTGTTAAGGAGGTGTATGATCAGATCCTTACTGATTTAAATGCTGCAGAAACAGCTTTGCCAGCTTCTAGAACTACTTTTCAGATTACAAAAGCTACGAAAGGAGCTGCTATTGCCCTTAAAACAAGAATTCTTCTACACAAGGGTGATAACGCAGGTGTGATCACTGAGGCTACCAAAATAGTGAGTGCCACTGCTCCCTTCACAAGCCCTATAGGTGGTTACAAACTTACTGTTGAACCTACAGGACCATTTGGCGCAGGCAATAAGAATAACACAGAGTCAATTTTCTCTATTCTTAACTCAGGTACAGATAATGCAAGTACCAATGGTGCATTGCCTCAGATGTATGGTTCTGCTCCCAATAGAGCGCTTGTGGCTATCAGCCCTGTTATATGGAATCAAACGTTTTGGCCTGTTAATGACAAGAGAAGAACCGCTCTTACAGATGTTAGTAGCAACAACTACCGATACACGACCAAGTATAATGGTGATAAAGTAACTTGGGGAGATAATACACCAGTTATTAGATATGCAGAGGTGTTGTTGAACTATGCAGAAGCATTGGCTCGTACTGGCTCTTCTGATAGGGCTATTGAATTATTAAATGCTGTAAGAGGTAGATCAACCACTCAAGTGTACACAGCTGCTGAATTAAGTTCTCCACAGGCACTCATTCAAGCTATAATCAATGAGCGTAGAATTGAGTTCTTAGCAGAAGGCTTGAGATGGAAGGACATCCATAGACTGGCAGTAGAAGGGATTTATGTATATAAAGGCATCCCTTCTAAGGTGACAAAAGGGAATTCAACAGCTGCTGACTATGTTGCTGCTAGCGGAACTGTAAGAGCTGGAGCCTTTGCTGTGCCTGCTGTGCCTTATGATGATTTTAGATTCATTTGGCCAATCCCTGCTTCTGAAACTTCTTCTAATCCAGTTTTAGCTAAGCAACAGAACCCTAACTACTAA
- a CDS encoding response regulator has protein sequence MKKLNRVLLIDDDEITNYMNQRVLNKAEIAEQIDVVLNGEEALNYLTGEAHANATLPLDLILVDIKMSVMDGFDFLAQYQELPDHHKAKKVFTLSSSASFYDLEKLKEFPDVVGFLSKPLTQADAMHLVTEHFS, from the coding sequence ATGAAGAAACTCAACAGAGTCTTGTTGATTGACGACGACGAGATTACCAACTATATGAACCAGCGCGTCTTGAACAAAGCCGAGATTGCCGAGCAGATTGACGTGGTGCTCAACGGCGAGGAAGCCCTGAACTACCTGACCGGCGAGGCCCACGCCAACGCCACCCTGCCCCTGGACCTGATTCTGGTAGACATCAAAATGTCGGTGATGGACGGCTTTGACTTTCTAGCCCAGTACCAGGAACTCCCCGACCACCACAAAGCCAAGAAGGTGTTCACGCTGTCATCCTCAGCCAGCTTTTATGACCTGGAGAAGCTAAAGGAGTTCCCAGACGTGGTGGGTTTTCTGTCCAAACCCTTGACGCAGGCAGACGCCATGCACTTAGTCACAGAGCATTTCAGTTAA
- a CDS encoding TSUP family transporter has product MEILYLCLFAFLAGLIDSVVGGGGLIQLPALFVFLPSAPIPALFGTGKLSSIAGTSVSLWRFSRNVEINWKAVLPAAAAAFVFSFLGARVVSHFDKEMLRPLILVLLIAVALYTFFRKDFGAIHAPRLAPAKEVWYGMGVGLVIGFYDGFFGPGTGSFLMFVFVGLFGFNFLAASASAKVVNVATNLSALLYFGYKGFILFHIGIPMAISSVLGSVVGTKIALAKGSGFVRKLFLVVVTGIILKFAYDTFYA; this is encoded by the coding sequence GTGGAGATTCTGTACCTGTGTCTGTTCGCGTTTCTGGCGGGCTTGATTGATTCTGTAGTGGGCGGCGGCGGACTTATTCAGTTACCGGCGCTGTTCGTGTTCCTTCCTTCGGCGCCTATCCCGGCCTTGTTTGGCACGGGCAAGCTGTCCAGCATTGCCGGTACCTCGGTATCTCTCTGGCGCTTTTCCCGCAACGTAGAAATCAACTGGAAAGCGGTTCTGCCGGCGGCAGCGGCGGCGTTTGTCTTCTCGTTCCTGGGTGCCCGCGTGGTGAGCCATTTTGACAAGGAGATGCTCAGGCCTTTGATTCTGGTTTTGTTGATTGCCGTGGCTCTGTATACCTTCTTCCGGAAGGATTTTGGCGCCATCCACGCACCGCGACTGGCGCCGGCCAAGGAGGTCTGGTACGGCATGGGCGTGGGGCTGGTAATTGGGTTCTATGACGGGTTTTTCGGGCCTGGGACGGGCAGTTTCCTGATGTTTGTGTTTGTGGGTTTGTTCGGGTTTAACTTTCTGGCGGCCTCGGCGTCAGCCAAAGTAGTAAACGTAGCTACTAATTTATCTGCTTTGTTGTACTTTGGGTATAAAGGTTTTATCTTGTTCCACATTGGAATACCAATGGCTATCAGCAGCGTGCTAGGTTCTGTAGTGGGTACCAAGATTGCGTTGGCCAAAGGCAGTGGGTTTGTGCGGAAGCTTTTCTTAGTGGTAGTGACGGGCATCATTCTTAAATTTGCCTACGACACGTTTTACGCTTAG
- a CDS encoding DUF6588 family protein codes for MLKRSLQRLSFWALPALAFLLVAPAAQAQDEVGEFIRAGKEDATKLVKAYAEPAGIALGHNLSSGWFNSGQAMKPGRFDIRIYASAVFAPDNAKTFDISKLGLKQIRTSTGATFDPNRPVLVPTVFGEDTEGPELTVYTRNPLTNQEEEVVSFNSPPGTGYDVLPFPMAQVSVGLVKDTEIAVRFVPKTKADDFEGSLWGVGVKHGIKQWIPGLASIPGFDVTVFGGYTSLTSSYGLDVPLTADNMQYATPQQQSSTYYDGQALELKTKAWSASLIASKTFSVITGYAGVRYSNVETDLNAVGKYPVVAYRTTVPYSKYVDDVVNPIIVNMKDAQVGATAGLRLKLAFFSLYGEYTLAKYSTAMAGIGLGWN; via the coding sequence ATGTTGAAAAGATCTCTACAAAGACTTTCATTCTGGGCATTGCCTGCCCTGGCTTTTCTTTTAGTTGCTCCTGCCGCCCAAGCCCAGGACGAGGTGGGGGAATTCATTAGAGCTGGTAAAGAAGACGCTACCAAGCTTGTGAAAGCGTACGCAGAGCCTGCTGGTATTGCCTTGGGCCATAACCTGAGCAGCGGCTGGTTTAACTCAGGCCAAGCCATGAAGCCAGGTCGTTTTGACATCCGTATCTATGCCTCGGCTGTGTTTGCGCCAGATAACGCCAAGACGTTTGATATTTCAAAACTGGGCCTAAAGCAGATACGCACCTCTACCGGTGCTACTTTTGACCCTAACCGCCCGGTATTGGTGCCCACCGTTTTCGGGGAAGACACTGAAGGACCAGAGCTGACCGTGTACACCCGCAATCCTTTGACCAACCAAGAAGAAGAGGTGGTGTCTTTCAACTCACCTCCTGGGACCGGGTATGACGTATTGCCTTTCCCGATGGCACAGGTGAGCGTTGGCTTGGTAAAAGACACAGAGATTGCCGTACGGTTTGTACCTAAAACCAAAGCCGACGATTTTGAAGGAAGCCTTTGGGGTGTGGGCGTGAAGCATGGCATCAAGCAATGGATTCCGGGGTTGGCTTCTATCCCGGGTTTTGACGTGACAGTGTTTGGGGGCTATACCTCCCTTACCAGCTCTTATGGTCTAGACGTACCTTTGACAGCAGATAACATGCAATACGCGACCCCGCAGCAGCAAAGTTCTACCTATTATGATGGCCAGGCACTGGAGTTGAAGACCAAGGCTTGGTCGGCTAGCTTGATTGCCTCAAAGACGTTCAGTGTAATTACGGGCTATGCCGGCGTGCGGTACAGCAACGTGGAGACTGATTTAAACGCGGTGGGCAAGTATCCCGTGGTGGCGTATAGAACTACTGTTCCCTACAGCAAATACGTGGATGACGTAGTAAACCCAATCATAGTGAACATGAAAGACGCGCAGGTAGGCGCTACGGCCGGTCTTAGGTTAAAATTGGCTTTCTTCTCTCTCTACGGTGAGTACACCTTGGCCAAATACTCTACCGCCATGGCCGGTATCGGTTTAGGCTGGAATTAA
- a CDS encoding TonB-dependent receptor — translation MKKTLLLSFVFVLALITQAWAQNRTVTGRVTDAQTGDGMPGVTVQLKGTTNASPTDGDGRYEISVPSTGGTLVFTFIGYSNQEVNIGTRSTVDVRLAADQQALNEIVVVGYGTQLKKDVTSSISQVKGEAIANLATPSFDQQLSGRAAGVVVQQPSGILGAPPTIRIRGVNSISGSNSPLIVIDGVPASSGNVGAFTSVNALADINPNDIESFEILKDGAATAIYGSRASNGVILITTKQGKQGQLKFNYDGWTGWSEATELHDLLNAEQFVEIQNEKYRNAGSAEPAKFDGTNTNWNDYVYRRAFQQSHTISASAGTERTKYYVSLGYSDQEGIAVANSLNRYSLRANLNQKVSNKIIWDVQTGLTHQENLGPLIGTNSLSGNTFAVIRMLPNVPVYNPNDPTGYNVDATTRSSLGRGPNTITIANGIPNQMFVLENNTRAGKTYRFVGNTSLSANIIDKLTFKTLIGADFSIVDDFSFQDPRHGDGLSSGGSLTQAYSPFYTWNWQNILSYNTSFNEAHNVDATLVAEYTKSRSSFFQASGTTISDRFFNENIQTGTLTTQQIFGDLEENGLASYLGRVNYNFKSKYYLGVSLRADGLSKLSPDNRWGYFPGVSAAYRISEEDFFKNSGVVDIISDLRIRGSYAEVGNSGIVSGNYGYLGSFGSVQYGGESGIAFSNTGNPNLKWETQKISDVGLDLGFFNGRLNFEFAYWKKDNDDIVLGAPTPPSLGVPGNLIYRNIGRMVNDGLEFSVNGNVIETSAFTWNSSVNFSTQRNEVKELVEGQDIIGAYNIIRVGESFNSIYGYMYEGVNMSNGNPIYKKANGSLVQGDINGNAYKVYDPANPTDVSKAASLSASDKVVLGGALPTWFGGFDNNFKYAGFDMNVFFRFSGGNKIMNRTRQDLLTMLFENNGTEILGRWQSVDKPGDGQTPKLRQGRQLIINTENEASSRFVESGDFLKLSNVSLGYTIPKTFTEKYKIERVRIFAQLQNAVTISGYKGLDPEMSSSIGVDYNTNPQQRVLSFGVNLGF, via the coding sequence ATGAAAAAAACTTTACTCTTAAGTTTTGTTTTTGTGCTGGCGCTAATAACACAGGCGTGGGCTCAGAACAGAACTGTCACGGGACGAGTGACTGATGCACAAACAGGAGACGGTATGCCTGGTGTAACTGTTCAACTCAAAGGAACCACAAATGCTTCACCAACCGATGGAGATGGTAGATATGAAATTAGCGTTCCATCTACTGGTGGTACCTTAGTATTTACCTTCATTGGTTATTCTAACCAAGAAGTAAACATTGGAACCAGATCTACAGTTGATGTAAGACTTGCGGCTGACCAGCAAGCCTTAAACGAAATTGTAGTTGTAGGTTATGGAACTCAGCTTAAAAAAGATGTGACTAGCTCCATTTCTCAGGTGAAAGGTGAAGCCATAGCCAACTTGGCTACGCCAAGCTTTGACCAACAATTGTCTGGCCGCGCGGCTGGGGTGGTGGTTCAACAGCCATCTGGTATCTTGGGCGCTCCTCCAACCATTAGAATTAGAGGGGTAAACTCCATCTCTGGAAGTAACTCACCTTTAATAGTTATTGACGGTGTGCCAGCTTCTTCTGGAAACGTTGGTGCTTTTACTAGTGTGAACGCCTTAGCAGACATTAACCCAAATGACATCGAGTCTTTTGAAATCTTGAAAGACGGAGCTGCTACAGCTATCTATGGGTCACGTGCTTCTAATGGGGTAATCCTTATTACTACCAAGCAAGGAAAGCAAGGTCAACTTAAATTCAACTATGATGGCTGGACTGGTTGGTCTGAGGCAACTGAACTGCATGACCTGCTTAATGCAGAGCAGTTTGTTGAAATCCAGAACGAGAAATACAGAAACGCAGGTTCTGCTGAGCCAGCTAAGTTTGATGGTACCAATACCAACTGGAATGACTATGTATATAGAAGAGCATTTCAGCAGAGTCATACTATTTCTGCAAGTGCTGGAACAGAAAGAACTAAATACTATGTGTCTTTAGGATACAGTGATCAAGAAGGTATTGCTGTAGCAAACAGCCTAAACCGTTACTCCTTAAGAGCTAACTTAAATCAGAAGGTTAGCAATAAAATTATTTGGGATGTACAGACTGGCTTGACTCACCAAGAAAACTTAGGTCCGCTCATTGGTACAAACAGTCTGTCTGGTAACACGTTCGCGGTAATCCGTATGTTGCCTAACGTACCTGTGTACAATCCAAATGATCCAACAGGATACAATGTGGACGCTACCACGCGTAGCTCATTGGGCAGAGGGCCTAACACTATTACCATTGCCAATGGTATTCCTAACCAGATGTTTGTATTGGAGAATAATACCCGCGCTGGTAAAACCTATCGTTTTGTTGGTAATACTTCTTTGAGCGCCAACATCATTGATAAACTGACTTTCAAAACCCTGATTGGAGCGGACTTCAGCATTGTGGATGACTTCAGCTTTCAGGATCCACGTCATGGTGACGGTCTTTCTTCTGGTGGTTCACTTACTCAAGCATATAGCCCTTTCTATACTTGGAACTGGCAGAACATTCTATCTTACAACACTTCTTTCAATGAGGCCCACAATGTGGATGCAACATTGGTAGCAGAATATACTAAGAGTAGATCTTCTTTCTTCCAGGCTTCAGGTACTACCATATCTGATAGATTCTTTAATGAGAACATTCAGACTGGAACGCTTACTACCCAGCAGATTTTTGGTGACTTAGAAGAGAATGGTTTGGCGTCTTATCTGGGACGTGTGAATTACAACTTCAAAAGCAAATACTACCTTGGAGTATCTCTTAGAGCAGATGGATTATCTAAACTATCTCCTGACAACCGTTGGGGTTATTTCCCAGGAGTATCTGCTGCCTATAGAATCTCAGAAGAAGATTTCTTTAAAAATTCTGGCGTTGTAGACATCATAAGTGATCTTAGAATTAGAGGTAGCTACGCAGAAGTAGGAAATAGTGGAATTGTAAGTGGTAACTACGGTTATTTGGGAAGCTTTGGCTCGGTTCAATATGGTGGTGAAAGTGGTATTGCTTTCAGTAACACAGGTAATCCTAACCTGAAATGGGAAACACAGAAAATCTCTGATGTTGGATTGGACCTTGGATTCTTCAATGGTCGCTTAAATTTTGAGTTTGCTTACTGGAAGAAAGACAATGATGACATTGTGTTAGGTGCTCCAACACCTCCATCATTGGGCGTGCCAGGTAACCTTATCTACAGAAACATTGGTAGAATGGTAAATGACGGATTGGAATTCTCTGTTAACGGGAATGTAATTGAAACTTCTGCCTTTACCTGGAACTCTAGTGTGAACTTCTCTACTCAAAGAAATGAGGTTAAAGAACTAGTAGAGGGTCAAGACATCATTGGTGCCTACAACATAATCAGAGTAGGAGAATCATTTAATTCTATTTATGGTTACATGTATGAAGGCGTAAATATGTCTAATGGTAACCCAATCTATAAGAAAGCCAATGGTTCTTTGGTTCAGGGCGACATTAACGGAAACGCTTATAAAGTATATGACCCAGCTAACCCAACAGACGTGTCTAAGGCTGCTTCTTTAAGCGCTAGTGATAAAGTTGTTCTTGGTGGTGCATTGCCTACTTGGTTTGGCGGCTTTGACAACAACTTTAAGTATGCCGGCTTTGACATGAATGTGTTCTTCCGTTTCTCTGGCGGGAATAAAATCATGAACCGTACCCGTCAGGACCTGTTAACCATGTTGTTTGAAAACAACGGTACTGAGATTTTGGGAAGATGGCAAAGTGTGGACAAGCCTGGAGATGGTCAAACACCTAAGTTGAGACAAGGCAGACAGCTTATCATCAATACTGAGAATGAGGCATCTTCTAGGTTTGTTGAAAGCGGTGACTTCTTGAAATTGAGTAATGTAAGCTTGGGCTATACTATTCCAAAAACCTTCACTGAGAAATATAAAATTGAGAGAGTACGCATATTTGCTCAATTGCAAAACGCAGTGACTATTTCTGGTTATAAAGGTTTAGATCCAGAAATGTCTTCTTCTATTGGGGTAGATTATAATACCAACCCTCAGCAGAGAGTGTTGTCTTTTGGTGTTAACCTAGGCTTCTAA
- a CDS encoding lamin tail domain-containing protein: MRQLFLLIMLWFALCGTASAQLRETFADGDFTQNPAWTGDVASFQVNAAQQLQSKGPAVTGTTLQLMTPNTLAVGVQWEFYLQLNFATSSGNYAEVHLTSDNQDLKGAHQGYFVRIGGTEDEVSLYRKDGGTAVRIINGPDKTVATSNNLLRVRVTRTEASVWNLEVDMGATGQNYVSQGTAQDARYTTSVYTGVRFTYSQANAQKFYFDDFSIKDIGLPTLTETKVLGPRSLEVKFSEPVTETSVQNLQNYLLNGNRNPNSVEIVDPSTIRLTFASDFATGANTLQMAEIVDVQGNTARNLQTTFDYVPIAQPGDVRITEIYADLNPLQDLPAAEFFEVHNQSDKTFNLQNWKYSDATTNTAIFPSYLLKPGAYVIVTAAADTALYKPFGEVVGLSSFPSLNDAGDEVELYNAQGQLLDKVTYTNAWYRDAQKKEGGWTLELVDANTACTGAVAWKASEYPSGGTPGKVNSVQGKDASGPILVQAVTTSPDKVKLTFDEPLDSLAAAFSLYRISPEVVVSKVQVLPSGFSEVELTLQAPLRENVKYTVTVQGVRDCAGNVSASQQMVTLVLPAEAQKGDVVINEILFNPGTGGVDFVELVNRTDKYLNLQNWQVANREKGEITNAKTISAQPLLLAPNAYWVLTADAKILREQYPNGKPDTFHQLTSLPSFNDDAGNVVLLLPDKTVMDEVAYSADQHFKLIKDPEGISLERMQLAGPSVAANFHSAATAVKATPGYLNSQAQTAATPQSKKLTLEPKVFTPDGDGVDDVLLMQFSDLRTGTVAQVTIYDGSGRPVRKLANNSLAGSENLVQWDGLTDKGTKAAIGYYIVLVELFNLNGEKEIIKETTVVGGRF, from the coding sequence ATGCGGCAACTCTTTCTTTTGATAATGCTATGGTTTGCCCTTTGCGGCACGGCTAGCGCCCAGCTTCGGGAGACATTTGCAGACGGTGATTTTACCCAAAATCCTGCTTGGACCGGTGACGTGGCCTCTTTTCAGGTGAACGCCGCCCAGCAACTGCAAAGCAAAGGTCCCGCCGTGACGGGCACCACCCTGCAACTCATGACGCCCAATACGCTGGCCGTTGGCGTGCAATGGGAGTTCTACCTGCAACTGAACTTTGCCACCTCCTCAGGCAATTACGCCGAAGTCCACCTCACTTCAGACAACCAAGATTTGAAAGGCGCTCACCAAGGCTATTTCGTGCGCATTGGCGGCACTGAGGACGAGGTAAGCCTCTACCGTAAAGACGGCGGCACCGCCGTGCGCATCATCAATGGTCCAGATAAGACCGTGGCCACTTCCAACAACTTGCTTAGAGTGCGCGTGACCAGAACCGAGGCCTCTGTCTGGAACCTGGAAGTGGACATGGGGGCCACCGGCCAGAACTATGTAAGTCAAGGCACGGCGCAAGACGCCCGCTACACCACGTCGGTCTACACCGGCGTGCGCTTCACCTACAGCCAGGCCAACGCCCAAAAGTTTTACTTCGATGACTTCTCCATCAAAGACATTGGCCTGCCCACCCTCACTGAGACCAAAGTGCTTGGACCGAGGTCTCTGGAAGTGAAATTCTCAGAGCCTGTCACCGAAACCTCAGTGCAGAACTTGCAGAACTATCTGCTCAATGGTAATCGGAATCCCAATTCTGTTGAAATAGTAGACCCCAGTACCATCCGGCTTACTTTCGCCTCAGATTTTGCCACAGGAGCCAACACCCTCCAGATGGCGGAGATTGTGGACGTTCAAGGCAACACCGCCCGTAATTTGCAGACCACCTTTGACTACGTGCCCATTGCCCAACCCGGCGACGTGCGCATCACGGAGATTTATGCTGACCTGAACCCACTGCAGGACCTGCCTGCCGCAGAGTTCTTCGAGGTTCATAACCAAAGCGACAAGACCTTTAACCTGCAGAACTGGAAATACTCAGACGCGACCACCAATACGGCCATTTTTCCATCCTACCTACTCAAGCCCGGTGCCTATGTGATTGTAACCGCCGCCGCAGATACGGCTTTGTACAAGCCCTTCGGGGAAGTGGTAGGTTTGTCCAGCTTTCCGTCTTTAAATGACGCGGGAGATGAGGTAGAGCTTTACAACGCGCAAGGACAGTTGCTGGACAAAGTAACATACACCAACGCATGGTACCGCGATGCTCAGAAGAAGGAGGGAGGCTGGACCTTGGAACTGGTGGATGCGAACACCGCCTGCACGGGCGCTGTCGCCTGGAAAGCCTCTGAATATCCAAGCGGCGGAACTCCGGGTAAGGTAAACTCTGTGCAAGGGAAGGATGCGTCGGGTCCTATTTTAGTGCAAGCTGTGACGACCAGCCCAGATAAAGTAAAACTCACCTTTGACGAACCTCTGGACAGTCTGGCGGCGGCTTTTTCCTTGTACAGGATTTCGCCCGAAGTGGTAGTTTCAAAAGTGCAAGTATTGCCCTCAGGATTTTCTGAGGTGGAATTGACCTTGCAGGCGCCGTTACGGGAGAATGTAAAGTATACCGTCACCGTGCAGGGTGTGAGAGATTGCGCAGGGAATGTAAGCGCGAGTCAGCAGATGGTGACGCTAGTCTTGCCAGCCGAAGCACAGAAAGGTGATGTGGTCATCAATGAGATTTTGTTCAACCCCGGCACCGGCGGCGTGGACTTTGTGGAACTGGTCAACCGCACCGATAAGTACCTGAACCTGCAGAACTGGCAAGTGGCCAATCGCGAGAAGGGCGAAATCACCAATGCCAAGACCATTTCCGCGCAACCTCTTCTACTAGCGCCCAATGCCTATTGGGTACTCACGGCAGATGCCAAGATTCTTCGGGAGCAATATCCCAACGGCAAACCCGACACCTTCCATCAACTTACCTCGCTGCCCTCTTTCAACGATGATGCCGGGAATGTGGTCTTGCTGCTACCGGATAAAACTGTCATGGATGAAGTAGCCTACAGCGCAGACCAGCATTTCAAATTGATAAAGGATCCAGAGGGCATTTCCCTGGAAAGGATGCAGCTCGCCGGGCCATCGGTGGCGGCTAATTTCCATTCGGCGGCCACGGCCGTGAAGGCGACTCCGGGCTATCTGAATTCCCAAGCCCAAACCGCCGCTACGCCGCAAAGCAAGAAACTTACGCTAGAGCCCAAGGTGTTCACACCAGACGGTGATGGGGTGGACGATGTGCTGTTGATGCAATTCTCAGACTTAAGAACCGGAACCGTAGCCCAGGTAACCATCTACGACGGCTCTGGAAGACCAGTGCGGAAACTGGCTAACAACTCCTTGGCTGGCAGTGAGAACCTGGTTCAGTGGGACGGGCTCACGGACAAAGGCACCAAAGCGGCCATCGGGTATTATATAGTGTTGGTGGAGCTGTTCAACCTGAACGGCGAGAAGGAAATTATCAAAGAGACTACCGTGGTAGGCGGTCGTTTTTAG